The Amaranthus tricolor cultivar Red isolate AtriRed21 chromosome 14, ASM2621246v1, whole genome shotgun sequence DNA window AACCTTCGGCTATGATCAATCAGTCTGTCTGTAATCCACAAAACAATGTGGTGCCTGGAAGGGATATCAATCAATCAGGTTTGAGTGATTTGACCCGCCAGATGCCTGTCTCCCTCCATTCTGATATGTTTGGGATGCCTCGGAAGGATAGCCTGCCACCTCTAGGATCTAATCTATGGACTTCTCAGCAACAATTATTGGGTTCTGCTGCTTGTAAAGCTCCTGAGATCAAGTCTCAATTTCAATTATCTGATGCTTCGAAAATGTCTTCTTCCCAACCGATGAAAGATGGGAAAGATGTTCCCAATAGAGTTGATGCTTTTAGTTCGTTGGTAACCGTAGGTGGGGAGTCCGAAACAGAAGAAGCACGATCTTCTGTAAAGACATTTGATACATCTCTGGAAGAACCTTCTATGAGGCATCTACGGAGTGCGTCTCCTTCAAGTTCTGCCATCAACCAAAAAGGTATTGAACCATATCATAattttgtaagaccttataaTAATGCGCATAATAGCTATATTTTGCCGCATCAAATGCAAAACATAAGGAATGTGGCTTCTGACCCAAGCCATCGGGAATCAAAAAGATTGAAGGGACAAGATGATGATCTTAATCGTCAACAGGTAGCGGAACAGTTAGAGGGGCCTGTCGCAGGCAGTATGAATAGTATGGTCAGAGAACCGTCAATGAACCAGACTACAGTTTCTGTTGAAGATGCCAAGATGTTAGGCTTTTCGCCTCATCTAGGTAATCGAAATAAGTCTTTTCAGTTACTGCATGGAACTTTTGCTTCCCAGGATCTCTTCTCAATCGGTCATAGTGATCCTCAGAAATTTGGATCTGGTAAATTTCCTTGTCAATCTGAGGAAACTGGCATAAGTCCACAGATGGGCCCATCCTGGTTTGAGCAGTATGGAACCGTCAAACATGGGCAATTGTTAGGTGGACATAATGCGCCTAGACTTCCAATGGTGCAGAATGTTGAACAGCAGTTCATCAGTGGAAAACCTCCGAAAAATTTAGCGATGCACAATTCAGCGCAGTCAACTGCTACTGTAACAGATGCTGCTCAGATTGTTAATACTTGTCAAGAAGTAAATGCATGTATTCCAAGTGAGCGTGTTTCTTCTCTGCATGCATTGGTCCCCCATGTCTCAGCTACATGTTCAGAATCTGCGGCGCCCAAGAAACGGAAGACTGCTACATCTGATCTTCTTCCATGGAATAAAGAGATAGAATACTGTCTCAAGCGGCTTCAGAACATAAGGTGTGTGCTGTTGCTAATTCGTGTTTCATAATATCATTTAAATAGTGTTCTTTCTAGTTAAGCAATCTgaaaacattttcctttttgtaCTACATGTGTCCATTCTCATAGGAGCCAAAGATTAATAGTTTTTCTCAGTTGTTTTATAATAGATCCTTTTCTTTGAGATGGCTCATTAATTCACTTTTCTTcgtatttatgtgaaattgtaGATCCTTTTTGCAATTAAGGGATGATGATTAATAGTCAAATAACCTATTTGTTTTTACGAGAATGAGGTTGCATACATCCCCAACCACTGTGCTGCCTATTATAGTAATAATTTTTCTTGGAATGAAGTTTGTATAATTAGTCCTCTTTCTTGTAATTCCTCAATTTTGATATTGGTTTTGTATCATCTAATGTGCAggctttattttgtttatttaggaAGCTCTTTGTGGTGAAAATTTTTAGAAACCTTAAGAGTTATTGTTTGTTTTTAAAGCACTGTTCAGTTCATTGACATTtcttgaattttcttatttgtagtTCAGCAGAAGTAGACTGGGCACAATCATCAACTCGATTAATGGAAAAGGTGTGCATATTCCAGGGATGGTGTCTATAGTGTAATCTTTTGCACTTTTCATCTTCACCTGGGAAGTGACATCTTTATTTTGGTACAGGTTGAAGATGGAACTGACAACAGTGAAGATCTATTGCCAATGATTAGACCAAAGAGAAGGCTTCTCAAAACAACTCAACTTATGCAGCAAGTGTTTCAAACCCCTTCAGCAGGAGTCCTCTCACTTGATGCAAGTTCCAACTACGAAGCTATTGTATATTCTCTTTCAAGATCTGTATTAGGTGATGCATGCAGCCTAACTAGTGGTGTGGATGGTAGTACACCTGTTGAAAGTGGAAACCTGTAAGCTTTGCTTGTGAATTCTTAGTACTTTTTTTTACTTCTACTGTTTTACTACTCCTAGGTTCTAGAACTGTTTCTAAACATGTAATTCTGCTAAATTTGAGTTTTTGTTACCATGAATGTTCTTATAGCCTTTGTGGGGAAGTCCAAACATCAGAGAGGATTCGCGATCAGTACTTCACAAAAGCTGTGGAAGATTTTGCTAGTAGGGAGAAGGAGCTGGAAATTGATATACTAAGGTAACATTTTTGGGTTCTCTGTGCTTTACACTTAACTTTTTCTGTTTACTTATTATGATTATggtttatatattttgtattttctgGATGGCATATTAACATTGTTTGCAACCTCAATGAAGTTGATCAATCATCAGAGTTTATTACATTCCATAAGGCAGTAAGTTGGCTTTATGTGCTGGGGCGAAGCCTGGAATTTTAACTTGGGGAGTCAAATAGCCGAAAACACTAGCTTAAAGCCGTATTCAAATGACGGGAACCTTAGAACAAAATTATAGTCTAGTGACCGAAATACCAATAAAGAATTATAATGGGCGATACGCTAGCAAAAAATTATGACGGATACCCTACCGAAACAATTGTAGCCGGGTGACCGATACactaacaaaaattattttcagaGGACCGATACactaacaaaaattattttcagaGGACCGATAAactatcaaaattttattgTCAGATGGCCGCCTAAAGCAAAAGAATATCTTCAGATGATTGATACAATTAAGAATAAagttaaataaaaactaattaaaaatctaatatttgttttttaatggaAAGTGATTTGAGACCTAGAGGCTATGAAGATGTCCATAAGATGTCCAGTGGACTTATCAAACAGGTTGGTTGGCCTGAAAGTTTTGTTTTTTCCCTCTGGACTAGGAATGCCTTTTTCCACAGTTTCAGAATTGTGACCATGGTGAACTTATTGAAATTGTATTGCTTGATTGGCTGAACTTTGGCCATCTTCGATCTTGAGGTTAGGATTTGGTGAATTTTAGGGATGGGTAATAAATTGTGCTGAAGACCTAATCTTTTTCTTGGTTGTGGGTTGATTTGTGAGTTATTTTTTTGACATCTTTGATCCCAAACAATATACATGGTTGTCTATAAGCCTTGGCTTCCATGGCTCTTCATTTTTCATGTCTTTGTTTTTCGTGACCATATGGGCTGCAAGTATGAAGCTTATTTACATGCCTATGTCCCAATTGTGTTAGGATCATTGTTGTGTTTAATGTGTTGTCATGTTCTGCTTTTTTACATGCCTATGTCCCAATTATTTTAGGATcattgttgtgtgttttgttgttatGCTTTTGTGCTCATGACTTGTATTGATTTACAACTGCTCAGATTGGACAAGCGTGCATCAATTTTGGACATTAGGCTGGAAACTCAAGATCTAGAGAGGTTTTCTGTCAATTGTCGTTTTGAAAGGTTCCACGGTCGAGGTCAAGTTGAATGGGCCGAGACCTCATCGCCCTTAGATGCAGCTGTAACATTTCTTAAACCTAGCCCACTGAGATATGTTTCTGCTCGTCCCATGCCTAGGAATGTCCCTGAGGGTGTAGAATGTCTTTCACTTTGATCatcattaatttaattgattttcttCCCAAATTGGGTCTATTGTCTCCACATCCCCTAATTTCAATCAAAAGATGGTCTCCTTTGCGAAAGCGAGGCTGCTTTATCTTATCAAATCTAAGGTAATTATGTTATTCTTACGTTAAATTGCTCCCACCAGTGTTTTTATACATAATATCGGGAAAACAAATGTGTGTCGTGGCTGTTAGAAGTGTTTAAAAAGTAGGGGtaccataaggttagcaaattgaTATTTATGCTTGCTCTGGTGCCTTGAAAATTTCTTGGTCAGTTCACCGTGAACTAGAGATTTATTTTCGATTCATCCCCTTACATAAATGTTTCTATTTTTTCTtccatttataatttttttttccggaTCCTTGTGTATGATAGACTAGATTTGCAGATGCTACAATTTTATTCCGACGAAAAGGTTAGGTTGGGGAAGGAGGGTTAGGAAGAAGGCGGGTTGGAGGGAAATCGGTTCTGTAGATAAAAATCGGGATTTGCAACATTCATGTTGCTATAGCCTATATGTAAAGAATTTAAAGATGAATTGCCATTATAGTATAACATTTATTTgcattttcttgttcttttatagccatttttttacatttttcttttatatcgTATTCTGTGTTCAATGTCATATTTTACAATTCTAATTTCTAGTCACATAATATGACTCTACAACATGTGACACCAATTTGTGATGAATGCAAACAGAAAGCAACAAACAACTCAGCATGAGATAACAATTGAGATTTTAGagttatttgaaatgaataattTATGACTAAATATGATAGTTTGTATAACTCAATTTTCAACATACAACCCACTATGCGTGTATGAGTTTCATTATATACAAATCTAAATTATTAAAACTGACTAGCAATTCTGATTCACTTGTTTAATTGTTCTTGTTCCAACTCATAAGGAATCCCTAATTTTcgattaatgaaaaaaatatttttcattgattaaatctttgattaaaataaagtaaaacaataaataagTCATTTTTACGacattcattttaaaatatattgacataataatttatttattacttcctcctattcgttttacttattcaatttatttttgtcACTATTCACCAATCTCtttcaatttgtattttatttttaatttataaattaaaatatagtcaaatagggtacttcctcctattcattTTACTTGTCTCATTAACTTATCACTatctcttttaatttgtattttattcgtCTTCTCTTATTCGTCTCAATTCAAtggttattaatattaactttttataatttttaattaaggacaattagagatattaaaagtGAAAATATTATCTTGACAAGtgtaaaaaagtaaatggaacaaGCAAAATGAATAGGAGACAATATAAGATATTCATTTTAAAATCgacattttaataatttatttacagATTTCTGATTTTTTCATATCAATATAAGTGTcctaatttattaatattctcaatcaaataaagatatttaagtTACTCTTATCAgtaaatttatgatatatacAAATTTCCGCCAATGAAAAACTGTCATTGTCACCTTGGAAAGTGTCATTTGTCTTTCcaaataaaactacaaaaaccttcaattcattattattgttctaattcattgattattaatgatttataagttaaaatataatcaaatgagatcttatttgataaatttaataatatcatAAAGGTGatacaaaaatctaaaaataataattctgTAGATAATCAATAACataccaacatctacatcagaTTCCAACTTCCATTTAACAAGAAGTGCAAGGTCAAATTTGACACCAAAAAGGCattcatatttttaaaagaacaaTGATAAAGCTTTAATTTTTAAGATTATTACAAATTAGAAGTAACAAGACACTTCTTTCAAGCTTTACCTCTAAACAACATTAATGGAGTACTTGGAAGTACCTAAATATGAACCTATGAACTAACAACAAACAATACCTCACGGTATCATGAAAGCTCACGTAAAGCTCATTCGTAGTTCTTCTCCTACAGTTGAAAATATTTCTTCCACCCTAATAAGAAACACGATAAACCTCAGGAAGGAAAATTCTATAAGCTACAAAATACACATGTGAAAGAATTCAATAGGACACTCGTACGTTTGAAAATACTAATAGAATTGCTTTCACTCTTTTCTCCCTTTTAACTCAAACTCTAATAGCTTTGTAGTTGTATTGAACATTACTATGCCTAAAAGTTTTTCTTTAGCCTTGAAACCATGTTATGAGAAGCAACAATGATTTTGGCTGTATACCGTCTAggttttcgtttttttttttgggtacaAGGTAGGCTGAGGGAAGGAGAAGGGTCATTTAGGGGTATTGAAAATCAAACTCAGGTTCCTCATGAGGAAAGTGGTACATGCTTCAATTGCAATTAAACTCGATTCTTCTAGGTTTTCATTTTGTTCCTTCTTGTTCTATTTCAAGTAGTTTCAAAATGTACCTGAATGCATCTATACTGACCTCTGCAAGCCATGTTGTGATATATACCTGTTACAAAGATGAAAATTACAAACAAGGCACAGAAGTATCAAGGGGAAAGATGTACCTAGGAAAGAAATATGTGGCTATTATAGCATATCACTTCCTATAGGAACTACAAAGTTCTTTGAGTTCACAACGGCCAGACAACATAGAATGTGTCTTAATACATAGGACAGCATGAAAATTGCAAAATCTCAGTGTTTACCTTTGGTCATAAACCATACTCAAAGACTAAACCCAAAGAGCACACCTTTCTTTTCTCCAAATACCGGAGTTGCTTATATAGAGGAGCACCCAATGCCCAATGGTTAttcattatgagttttttttttttttgagtacaGGGCAGACCGAAGCAATGCAGACTGCGAGCATCGAACCCAAGATCTTACATGAGGAAATCGGTACATGCTCAATTTGAGACAAGACCCGATCCTCCATAATGAGCATATTAATAGTAAAACATTCAGGCGATAATTAACGCGCAAGTACTTAGAGATTTTCTTTTATTGATCATATTATGGATCTATTAAGGCTGACAATGTCATTATCAATGGATGTGCGGAAAATCCACCCTCATAGCCCACTTAAGAgggtgaaaaataaaagaaacaaggAGATGAAGTGGGTGAAGGGTAGGTTGGATGTGGATGAGAATGTTTTGATGTATCACCCATTATGTCCATCCACTAATCTACACCAAGAATCATGAGTGTTAGGCTATATCGGAAAAGTTGATAGGGAAATCGTTATCTGAGTTCTCTAAAACCACCACAAGCCTCCCTAAATTTCTTATATACTAAGGCACCAagatactttttataattttgttcaCCGGGTGAAGCTTACAAAATTGGTGTTTATTTGGATAAAGGAGAGTTCAAAGGTAACAAGATGTTTCAGAGTTCAATTCAGCTGCACAAAGCTtcttactaaagaataccgtaaAAAATATCTTGCCAAACACATCGAGGCTAAGTATAGTGGTAAATGCACGAAAGATGGGTTAAGAACTTAAACATAGATAATGCAAATTTGATTCACTCAAGATATTTTAAAAAGATTAGCTCACACGTAAATTGTCATAGCAGCATTAtaagtatatattaatatgCCATATTGGTACCACCATACCTGCAAAACATCATGGTTTGGATTTATGTCAGACTCAACATAGGAAGATTTCGATTTCCAGCCACTAATATCGGGAAGTATTGGCTCAGCTTTATCTTCTGCGTACAAGTTGCACATGATCAAGTCATCAGCTTCTCCATGATAAAGTTCCTCTCCCCAAGACATATGATTGAATTGTTCCATCTCTTTACAAACTTTGGAGAATAACTCAACTACAAGCAAACGCTGCTGACACAAGTTAGAACAATGAAGGAATGGCGTTCGAATGCTGACAAGAAAGATGATATGTGCATAGTTATATCAACTGCCAAATACCTTTAAAATAAGTTCCTGCTTGTACATTTCAACAAGTTCCTCAGCCAACGTTTCTAGAAAAAATCAAAAGCAGATTGCACAGTGAAAACATTTCATCCAACTTCTACATTTAACATGGACTAGAGGAAAATTctataattttcataaaactAGAGCACAATAAAAAGAGAGGCCTCGAGTAGAGAAActaaaaaccaaacaaaaattgttaattttaatggACAAAGAGAATCCAAAGAAGCCAACAGTATCAATGCCTCCTATTACAGCTTCTCATGGCAAAAGCAACAGTGATCTTAAATTACAGCACAAAGAGTTAATCCGTAGGAGATAAGTGGACTTCAAAAGACATGTACTAGTCTACAGTCTATGAGATCTCTTTATGCTTTAACACTACAATATCAATAATGGGATGATTTCATCTTGAGAATCTCTCAGTCAAACAAACTTGAAAAAAGTCAGAAACCTAAGATCTTAAAAGCAAAAAGCTTGTTCAACAAGCAGTTGGCTAGCTTGTAGTTTAAACCTCCTTCGTAAATAGGTGACATACCCTTGCCCTTTTTGATGTATATGCTCATTACCTTTGCTAAAAACAGATGTATCTCAATAACATCATCTAACTGAGCTAAAGCATTGACAAAAGGATAATATCatcatatttagaaaatagCTATACTAACCATGTCAATGATGTGCCTCAAAGTTCAAAGCTTAACATACAACATACACATTAGGATCATGAATAAAGCATAGTTTGAGACTATTACTTGTTTAATAAGATCCATAGAAATAGAAACAGGCAAGCATCAAGGTATTCATCAACTAGTCATGCAGAAAGTAATTAACAGCCAATAGAGCTTGCCTAGAAAACCAGCTATTAGCAACATACCAAATGCTGAGATGGACAAGAATGTGACAACTGGAGCTCCTCCACCATCTCCAGCATCATTGCCATTCTCTGAACTATTAGAAAATTGTTGAATGGAGCTTCCACTAGTTGTTATCAAGAAGCATCTCATTGATTTGCTGGCATTCGTCATGTCAACAACAATAGAAACCTATAGAATATGTCATCCATGATCCATCACTAATTGTTAATATCGTATCATGTAGGCATTATTCTTGATCACATTTCCACAGAAGGATTCATAATCCCTGCAGTCGACCAATAATACTCTAGCGACAAGAGGCAATCCATACTAATGCAAAGGGTATGGGAAGTTACTCCTATTAAGCACTTaagtcattggtcattgttatTACTAAAAGATTATCTAGGGTGTAGACATATCAGTCTCAAAAACATACCATAGCCTTGTAAGAAGATATAAGTAGGCTGCATTGGGACTcctaaaaaaaattggaaatgaAGTTAGTGTTAGAGCAATTTGTGATGATTACAGTAATTAGCTAAGATAGAAAGAGAAACGTATTTCGGGAGGTGGGAAAATCCTTTATGAAATCCACTCGAATACCCATCCAAAGAATGTTGTGTTGATGATTAGCTTGTATTTACAAGAAATCACAAGACAAGAATTTCTCACTAAATCCCAAAAGCAAACCACGTGATTTCCTCTCTCTAAGCCCTAGCTTTTTCAGGCTCTCCATTCTCTCAAAGAATGTAATCATTGACTTTTAGTATTTATACACACAAAAAAACCCCagttttttctctcttttcctGACATAGGGACTCAAGTGTGCTTGTCTGAGTACATGTTAACAAATCAGATTGAGGCAAAATGTCATTAAGTTGTGTGCTTGTCCAAGCAAGCAAGGTGCTCATACAAGCAGCGGTGCCCAAGCAAAAAAATATCAGATTCACCATCCACCAGCAAGAACACATTTGACCACTCAGATTCAGTCTCAAAACACATCCCGAACACACTCAAGCTCCATAGTACCATAAGTAATGGTTAAAGAGGGTTCATTAAGTCACAACTTGGCAGTTAGAAATACTTCCAACGCAAATAACAGACAATTTTAGTTTGTAGCGGATTCCAAAAGAACTATATCACATACTTTTTCCTTCCAGCATTTGATTCAAGAACAGAAAACAAGTTTGGAAAACCTCTAATGTAACCATACTCGTagctaaaattattatatatcttacaaaaaacaaaatcattccATTTACAACATTGTTAGTCTAGAACTCACGAAGAATCTCAACTTATCAAcaggaaattttttttctttttctaaaagaaagaaaggaaaatATTGTTTAACCTACTAACCAGCTGCTTAAGCAATTTAACACAGGCTTTTTTTCGAATATTTGGCATATCACTCAAAACACCCAAATCCATAGCATCCATGTACCTGTTTAAAACACATTTAGAATAAGAGAAGAAAAGGATAAAATGCAGACACAATTCAAGAGAACTATTAcataaaaaagctttaaaatatga harbors:
- the LOC130800404 gene encoding uncharacterized protein LOC130800404 isoform X1, encoding MVEMEANSSSVGMMSPCPSSYSTSNSSPTPTPTHLYSCLHPQTPKTPKVFMPMLRLWRPQAQRNVRNQWSKLSSLRQQWYPSYSSGRSHATSLVNSYLSHRYMDAMDLGVLSDMPNIRKKACVKLLKQLESQCSLLISSYKAMVSIVVDMTNASKSMRCFLITTSGSSIQQFSNSSENGNDAGDGGGAPVVTFLSISAFETLAEELVEMYKQELILKRLLVVELFSKVCKEMEQFNHMSWGEELYHGEADDLIMCNLYAEDKAEPILPDISGWKSKSSYVESDINPNHDVLQVYITTWLAEVSIDAFRVEEIFSTVGEELRMSFT
- the LOC130800404 gene encoding uncharacterized protein LOC130800404 isoform X2 is translated as MVEMEANSSSVGMMSPCPSSYSTSNSSPTPTPTHLYSCLHPQTPKTPKVFMPMLRLWRPQAQRNVRNQWSKLSSLRQQWYPSYSSGRSHATSLVNSYLSHRYMDAMDLGVLSDMPNIRKKACVKLLKQLVSIVVDMTNASKSMRCFLITTSGSSIQQFSNSSENGNDAGDGGGAPVVTFLSISAFETLAEELVEMYKQELILKRLLVVELFSKVCKEMEQFNHMSWGEELYHGEADDLIMCNLYAEDKAEPILPDISGWKSKSSYVESDINPNHDVLQVYITTWLAEVSIDAFRVEEIFSTVGEELRMSFT